The region GTTTCTTCCAAAGTCCAGTGTACAGGACAAAGAATGTGAGTACACTCAGAAGAAATACCATACTCGCAAGCGCCCAAGATGCATCAGAGGTCCAGTGATAGGGAAGGCGAGATGCATAGCACTGTGCACCTTCACAGGAAGCATTACTCTCTTCAGCCAGGGCATCAGTCACTTGGCTCTCCTCTGTCACTACCAATGGCGAAGTGTCTGCCTCGCTGGCTTCTTTCTCAGGGGATGTAATTTTGGGAGGCTGCTGAAGGTGAACTGTTGGTGGAGTCGCAGAGGAAGTCTTTGGAGGATGTGCGGTACTGTCTTTTTGTACTGTTGATGCAGTTCTTATGGAAGAGGGTTCTGTGGTCTGAGTTGTAGTATGAGCTGCTGCAGAAGTCTTTGATGAACTTTCTGTTAATGTGCCCCCACCAGTTTGTCTGTCTCTTACACTTGGTGCATCTGAACTGGAAACAATGCTTTCACCCTGAGATATTGGGGTAGGAAGTTTTTCAGTAACCATGTCTTCGTTCGCACTCCCTGCTGCATTTTCAGTCTCATCACTAATTTGCCTTTTGACTTTTAAATGTCTATGTTCACCAGTCttatcattcaaaattgaaccTGTAGATTCATGAGACCAGCTCAGAGTTTCTCCTTCCCGAAGGTCTACCTTGAGAACACTGGACGGCTTGTTTTCGACTGAAGGGTCTAATTCACTATCTCTGCCCCTGAAAGTCAATCCTTTCTCCCCATCACCAACATGGTCATTCTTTGATGTCTGATTTTCTACAACCTGAGACTTTAGAAGAGGTACATCAGCTGCAAGTTCCTTAGTCAAGGACTTGGttggtacatgtagctttctCAATGGGTTAACTAGGACTGAAAGACTATTTATTGCCTGTTTCTCAGAATGCCTGGGAATCTCATTTGCCTTTAACTGCTGATCAAGATCAGTACCAAGATTTGTCTGTCCATcaatctgaaaatttgaagaaaaaagaagaataaacatGATCCGAATGAACATTCACAAAGTATACCGTTTCAGTATCTTTTTCCTCAAATGAGCATCCAACAGATACATTTCATTATAATCTAAAGATCAGGTCCACTTTAACATCAGGGTAATTTTAGTTTAAACAAGAGATATATtcaacaagtaaaaaaaaagtcattgaaATTGGGATAAAAATAAGTTTATGAAATTTTTGAACTTGCAGTTTTAGTCTAAAAAATAGCTATTGGCAACACGGGTGGCAAAGGCGAAAGAGCCTAACTCTCACACACTTCTCTTCAAATGTagaatacaaaatattaatattttccccCTCAATAAGATTGGACTGATACATACAGAATCACATtgaaaaattttttttatcaatagtCACACCAAATAATTGAAGTAAactaaagataaattccagttctggtaacgatctcaaaatgacctattacagaatctaatataatgaccacccaagtgtctgtttgtatgaataaaaaatatgtgccaaaggattctggaagaaattgagTAATTGCCGAGAAATAAGCgtggatttggtcacttccgtcaggtTTTATTCCAGCACTaacaatacactgtcccacgtgtgcctatctgtgttggcaatCTTCAGGGTGCTAGTATTTCAGcgtagattttatgatttcacaaagttcagtttatgtaactgtaccagatctactagatccacgatgatatagtcatacttaaccttggttttacagactttctcacaaaattaGTGTTTTTCTGCAACTaatatcatttagctttaagataggcctacatgtattccattCCATAACTTGATAAAACACATAAAAACAGTGTGTGACACCATTGACTCAATCAGTTGAATTTTTTGTGCAGTGTTTGGTGAAAATACtggttaaaaaaaaggaaaaatatctTTCATATTACATCTTCTTTTTAGGAAATTTTCTGTGAACATTACGATTGcttaatttttcatttgtttctctTCAAATGTGCATGGTGTGCAGGTGGATAAATGTACATGCACCTATGTAAGGGAAGTGTTTCACTTTCACAAGCAAGTTGCCACatccattgacaagtggataccatgcgtgaccatggggtttTGAATTCAGCACCTAAaaagtattttccatgttctgaaaatgcaccccttcacaagtattggtgtgtgaaaccctcCAAGAACTGGATACAAAATggtacccttgacaagtattccctTCATTGACCCCCTCAGAACAAGTACAATGATATCTTAATAGTCACGGACGTCTACTTCACCTTCACTTTAATTGCTTTTAGTACCACCCCACACACCTCACTCAAATTGGAGCCTGAACACATAGCGTTGgggcaaaaaaatatttcagtcttTTTAAACCCTTGCAAATTGGACtgtaaatacccttttttcattattttagtgtttttgacacccttattacgttacataCATAACATGCTCTATCTTAAAAAAAgagatcctttttacatgttttttgggGTCACACatagtatccactcgtcaatggaagtggccgcCCTCCTTGGGCCCAACAGCATTTTTTATGGACCTGGGACCATCAGACCAGTGTCGCGCGTTGCCTGGGGTCCAAAATTTTTGCGATAATTCTATAACACCATAGGTCTATAAATCTACACCGTTCAATGATATTTTTGGGATGCATAAATACACATGATGCAATTGTGAGACcctaaaaatgtcaaaaaaatgaTCGCATGtaaaattaaatcatatttaaacacaacattttcttaaattcattaaatttccACCATAATACACAAAAAGTCAACCTACAAATAATAAAGATGTCAAATTTTTGTAGAGatcagttttcttttttaacaatATCAGCTTCCAGCTTCCAATCGCACCCCTCttcgcatgtgaaatatttttgtcatttgaaaatgatattgtaTTTAAAAGTTATCAAATGCTCAATGTGTGTTTTCTCTGGGAGAAGTTGGAAAATTATAATCACTGCAGCTGTCATTTgtaggcctgggactttcgggtttttttcttttcgggtacccgtggtaattttcgggcgggtacccgggtacccgaaaatcatgtcgctcgaaatatgactggtggaaaaaccccacagttgacgtcatcaagccaatgcgatgcaagccaatttatgaatgaaaatatagtaagcatgcgcattgcaagcctcccgTGCGCCACGCAGTATTCTATCGAAAcgagtctgcaatactctgtcacctcgtaccaaaatcgacctagaattccacttttctatattttatatgaattataaaaggtattctcagaggatctgttttctcaccgataccacgcaagtaagcaaattttattacttcttgcttttccgtcaaaatcttacgaagtatagcgtcgatattacatcgtgttcgtgagtttgtagaatctatcgctacgtgaacaaagtcaattgatttccgagTTTTGGAGcgtcaaatgcgccagccaatcacgatcgtgttaccattttcggtttatgatgaactaaaaatggtatcaagaacgtgattggctggcgcctcgtatgctccgaaacccggaaatcaattgactttgttcacgtagcgatagattctacaaacacgatgcaacatcgacgctacttcgtaagattttgacggaaaagcaagaagtaataaaatttgcttacttgcgtggtatcggtgagaaaacagatcctctgagaatacctttcataattcatatgaaataaaggaaagtggaattctaggtcgattttggtacgaggtgacagagtattgcagacttgttttgacagaatactgcgtggggctgaggcttgcaatgcgcatgcttactatattttcattcataaattggcttgcgtcgcagtggctggatgacgtcactgcgctgcaaaagaaacatggcgacgattgaacgatcttagtcacatcatcatcacttgaaaaactagtatatttatggatatttcgagggtaattggtgagattcaaaatgagacttgtgtacttttgtgatgagtttacaataatgtcttacactacgcaatacaaatcTAATGTATgttatactggtgagcaattttcgggtatcgggtattgatttttctacccgggtacccgacgcTTACGGGCaggacccgggtacccgggttttagtcccagccctagtcatttgtttagaaaaaatatgactaaagactttgaaaatgcACTTTGGAGTTGGGACCTTTTTCATCATGTTACTTTCTAAATTCCCTTTGGAGGAATGATGTGagcatattgaaaatatttcctGAACAAAACAGTGACAGCCTAGTCTTGAGTACTCCATGATGATGTCCTTTTAAAATCCTTTGACATATACTACCTGTAACTTCTTCATTATTGGAGTCTTGAATCCCCTCCCATAAGAGACACATGTacacaaagatggatttccctaggaaatccattgTTAGAGGGTGAAATCggtttttattgtcaaattttatttatctatgaacCTTCAGGCGCCTAATGCGTATAAagggataaaaattatttcactctGTAAATGGTAAAATTAGACATTTCTTACCAGACCCAATCTCCCGTAGATCCCTTGATccgtttgtcaacaaagcaaagACAATAGAcctgacccttgaaccgcttcaTGATTATGTACTTCCCACTAGcaatgccgttttgaagaacaatttatagataaaaattatcatttcacaaatactaaaatttaatatgcgcgattataaaaaaatagtagagcctaacgttaggcctaacgttactttttatttatcacaaatttattttcctagggaaatccatctttgtgtGCATGTGTCTCTTATATATGGGATGGGATTCAAGActccaatgatgaagaagtatatgtcaaagGATCTTAAaaagacatcatcatggagtcctcaagactagaaGTGTCACAGAGGCCCGAgcccagggtgaccagacgtcccatatttcccgggatcgtcccgtattttgctcctttgtcccggcgtcccgacaaacccttcccgggacacctatttgtcccgtatttcagaacaTTGAACATattgtagttaatacatttaaaagtaaCAAATTTTCACCAAATACGAAGCAGAGCCATAAAGAAAATCGATAactaaacttttgcaagttctgcggtgatgaTATtgacccaatacattgcaaacgaattGGTCTCCTGACTGtatgtggcaggctactagctaggcatgtaagattggagcagattctcaatggtgcagacaatgacatgataaacagttttccaccataataatcacaaaatcggtgGTAaatttgagtcttgttgtgtatgatacagcgatgtttcatctaattgaTGAccatgtttcactttgaaattttattcatgtctaaaacatttgattttttccaattttaaaaagatatttaaaaaatacccaat is a window of Lytechinus variegatus isolate NC3 chromosome 2, Lvar_3.0, whole genome shotgun sequence DNA encoding:
- the LOC121408622 gene encoding uncharacterized protein LOC121408622 isoform X1, whose protein sequence is MPLLRMKCHIKFDPGGRMKLHVPIVFILCLLQFSVSEVECSSGSAADSEERWQRRQEFPEIDGQTNLGTDLDQQLKANEIPRHSEKQAINSLSVLVNPLRKLHVPTKSLTKELAADVPLLKSQVVENQTSKNDHVGDGEKGLTFRGRDSELDPSVENKPSSVLKVDLREGETLSWSHESTGSILNDKTGEHRHLKVKRQISDETENAAGSANEDMVTEKLPTPISQGESIVSSSDAPSVRDRQTGGGTLTESSSKTSAAAHTTTQTTEPSSIRTASTVQKDSTAHPPKTSSATPPTVHLQQPPKITSPEKEASEADTSPLVVTEESQVTDALAEESNASCEGAQCYASRLPYHWTSDASWALASMVFLLSVLTFFVLYTGLWKKRNPMSFPLDSSVPPNPNPKITIAELLKTRLALIPKHLRNKRKRQMHRKRMNGRRYEELPLHLSNGTCNDEELGYFEDDEEEDLYLQGGHTV
- the LOC121408622 gene encoding uncharacterized protein LOC121408622 isoform X2, yielding MPLLRMKCHIKFDPGGRMKLHVPIVFILCLLQFSVSEVECSSGSAADSEERWQRRQEFPETNLGTDLDQQLKANEIPRHSEKQAINSLSVLVNPLRKLHVPTKSLTKELAADVPLLKSQVVENQTSKNDHVGDGEKGLTFRGRDSELDPSVENKPSSVLKVDLREGETLSWSHESTGSILNDKTGEHRHLKVKRQISDETENAAGSANEDMVTEKLPTPISQGESIVSSSDAPSVRDRQTGGGTLTESSSKTSAAAHTTTQTTEPSSIRTASTVQKDSTAHPPKTSSATPPTVHLQQPPKITSPEKEASEADTSPLVVTEESQVTDALAEESNASCEGAQCYASRLPYHWTSDASWALASMVFLLSVLTFFVLYTGLWKKRNPMSFPLDSSVPPNPNPKITIAELLKTRLALIPKHLRNKRKRQMHRKRMNGRRYEELPLHLSNGTCNDEELGYFEDDEEEDLYLQGGHTV